atattttttatccaaaaatggcatacgggaaaaaaatatattattgatctaaatattttaatatacgaaaacttaatattgatcctaatatttttgtaaatgatacctaaacaaaaataatatttgtatacggaaaaaatctattatttacgaaaaatggtatttatgacccaaatattttttattcaaaaattgtatatgggaaaaaatttattattgatctaaatatttttatatacgaaatttactattgttccaaatatttttataaatgatacctaaacaaaaatgaagtctgtatatgaaaaaaatctattattgatttaaatatttttatatacgagaaatggtatttatgattaaatatttttaatccaaaaatagtatacggggaaaaatctattatttatctaaatatttttatatacgaaataatcaattatttatctaatcttttttcttttttaacattttaatttaaaataaatgatgtatccaaattcgtgtaaccgaacagaacccatgcgtatgcacgagtttgttactagtaaCTAAATAAAAACAGATAAAAATGTGAAGTATTTCTCAACAAAGTTTAAATCTTGCATAGGAGTTTTTTTAGTTATTCTGAGTTTGAACAATCGTTCAGATAAGGTTTTGGAAGAGTCGAGTAAAGGCTGCTTTAGAATTAAAGCTTAGAGCAGGATTATTTTTTCGTGAGATTGCtggatcaagatcattgaagatcTTGAATACTGATGATAGCTGAGTAATTCGCTTGAACTAGACGAAACATCATTTAGATATGTATGGGCTAAGACATTGAGATTTTAGTGTTCAATTTGATGATAATCTGTTGTACAAAAATAGTTGtatcattatttttaaaatactggaTGACATTATTATTTCCAATGATAAAACCATTGAAGAGTGAAGTAGTATAGCGAGGATGAATTGTCAAACCACTATATATTTGATGTATATTTTCACTCTCCATTTCTGTTAACTTTCTGCATCATATCATATACAttagattttgttcatatttacaATGTCATCTAGATTTAGATCTTAATTATAGTGttttatcatataaatttaaGTATGTGATGCATCTAGTTCATTGACCATTCTATACCCTGATCAAGATTGTATTAACTCTAATAATTTGATCAATTACTTGATAAGGCAACTTCATTTATCTCAAATAGTTTTAACTTTGATTGAATCATCGTTATTAGAAAGATGATGAAACAGATAGTTCTTGAATCTATCTGTTGTACTTTGCTTACGCTTATCACGTTTTACTTAAGTACTTTGAACTATGATTAtgcaaaagaaaaaagttttaaaaacagTATAAGAGGACCGGCCTATTAAAACCCCTTTTTAGACCGTTTTATCCCCATATTCTCGCCTAACTATAATAACCATGGAAATGGCTAGAAATATCATCTATCTTCACATGTATTTTGTATTAGACACATTTTACAAAACTTCACACGTGATATCAAAGACAGATTTCTTCGCAAAAAAGTTGTTAACATTGGCAACAATCTTTGTTTATCCTTACTACTACAACTTCAACCAATATCTTTctactttttttaatatttccTATACAAGATATGAGCGAAATGAACCTGCATTCTAACATAACTGTGAGGAAATACTTCAAGCAAACATACAAGTTATAAGGTGTGTATACAATATTCCAAGAGATAAGTGGTCTCGAGCGTGTGACGGAGGTCAGTGACGAGACAAACCTTTTTTATTCAATGAATTTAGTTCTCGAGGTTATTTGTAACTACCTATTATAGTTTTATAAAATCAACACACTATAAGATATTaaaggcttaaatagtcttttcGTTCTTGTAAGTTGACGTGCTTTTTATTTTAGTCCCTAAATCTTTTTTTATGAGGTTCTTAAGTGTTGAATTTCATTTGGTTTTAGTCTCTAAGGTTAATAATATGTTACAAAAAAGAGGAGGTGGCAAATGTCTAGTGACATGGCACGGTAggcgaaataaataaaaaaaatacaaaacttcTCTTCCTCCTCAATTCACCTCCAACCTCCATTTTTTTCTCACATTAAACTCCACCTCCAACCTCCAATTTTTTTACCTTCACCTTCCtcttatgttcttcaaactccattttaaaaaataactaccTTTCATCATTCACTATCTTATTCTTCATAGAATGCTTATTCTTCTCTTCTCGCCAACCCCCATCATCCATGGAGCTCCATAAGGAGATTCAGAGCTTCTATGTCAATTCCTAATCAAATTCATTTCAAAGACCatgatattgttcaaagaaaaattttaaagaaaatttgtGGGTTTGGAAAAATTATGGGTTTGTATAAATATTAGGGATGAAGATATGAACACAAACTCAAAATTTTGGCTTAAATAGTCCTTTCGCCCCTGTAAGTTGGCGTATTTTTGGTTTTAGTCCTTGTAACCAAAATCATATTTTAGTTTTAATCCCTAATTCTAGGATTATATTACTGCATTGTTCTCAATCGGTCCAAGCATCGTTCTCAATTGCATTCTCATTTTAATATTCATATCCAAACTCTAGAATGTATGTTTCCTCTTCTAAATTGCATTTTTAATTTTCCTTCATTACACTAATACTACTTGAATTTGCTTTTTCAAAaacatttcctttttctttttctccccaacttttAGTTTTTCAGTACCATTGCTTTTATGTGTTCTCCTATCCTTAAGATAAAATGGtggacatttttaaaaaaaaaaacggcACTACTACAAAACGTGCATACAACAACGCCCAAGGCATTGCGGTCCTTCCAAACACCGTGGTGACATCTCTAAACTCAGGcgctaataattttttatattttaattaaaaattattagtatataataaCGGTTGACGAACTCACCGTGGTAATACATTAAAGCCTTAAGGGGTTCAAACTTCAACGCCcttaaatattttattcctttaacGTAAAGGTGCgcattttctttattatttatttttaaataaaaaataaaaaggatatcATTACAATTGTTTTATGCAACCCCGTTgtgatatattttgttttttttaattaaattttttacctTGATCATATTTATGACCTAAAACATATAAAGTAATAGCAAGACTGGAGTAAAGTCTACATAGTTAACATACATGTCTACTCTTATTATTTAAGTAAAACACGAGATTGCATACATCTCACTTGGAAAGACTTATGATTCATGACTTACGTCAACATGTTTCCTCTAGACAGTGGAAAAATAAActttgaataaagcaaagaatTCATAATGATGTTGTATTTCATAGATAGTCAGACATTAGTcgtgaataaagcatttaaagaGAATAAAACCTTCTTCATGCCATTTTTTCTTTGACCTATCGTTTATGGTTTCATACACTTTAACTATTTAGACCATCATCTGAACCATCTGTAGCAAACttcctttcaaattacttttttttacaaaatcaatttttGTTACATAAAATAATcatgaaaataattattaaaatcaaaCAAGTATAAGTTACTAGCTTTGATCATCTTTGCATTACACCCCCTACAGAAAACATTTTCTTGTCCTTATGCAACGAAataatgattggaatatggacGATCTTGCTTAGTCCTATGGTCCTTTCTTAGCCAGCTTGTGCATCAAAGTGCACTAAACGCACCGTGTGGATCGCCTAGCATGCCCTCTGCTACAACACCATAACCTATTTTTTCTTGTTCAATTTCCTCGTTACATGCATACCAGATTTGAAGGTAGGCAGTCAATTATCatctaaatatttaaaaagtGTTGGAGGCTTAGGTGTTCTTATGCACTTAGTACAAAATGACCTACACACCCAAGTCCATTATGCATGGATAATGTTAGTACTTCTACTACATAAACAACGAGAAAAATCATCAGAAATTGTTTAACAAGTATTAAAATGAAAAGGATAAAAATGGTAAAAACTTCATAATTATGTTGTCAATGTTGCACCGGTCAATCACTCTCAATGATTGTATCAACATCATCTTCTCCTTGATCACCTTtgtcatcttcttcatcatcatctgtCTGGGCCTACTCTCCTATTGCTCCAGTCTAACTAGTGTCACCACTTCCCCACTTATGCATGAGAAGAAAAAGACCATTGATGTGAAATGAGTGTATAAGACTAAGTTGAATCTTGGTGGCACAGTTTTAAAATACAACGCAAGATTGGTGActaaaggttttttgaaaaagcaTGGAATATATTATAATGAAATATTTGTCCCTCTATCTTGACTTGAAATAGTTAGATTAGTAATGGCAATAGCTAGCAGAAGAGACTAATCTCTTTATCATTTAGATGTAAAGTTTACATTCCTGAATGGCCATTTAGAAGAGACCGTCTATGTAACTTAGCGTCCCGATTTTCTAGAACATATGGTATACAAGCTACATAATGATTTATATGGTCTGAAGCAAGCCtcaagagtttggaataagagaATTTATCAATTCCTAATTCAAACAAGATTCAAAAATTGTACAATATAGTATGGTGTATATGTGTAAGGATCAAGCATTGTAAGCTTCATAATGATTTTCCTATATGTGGATGATTTGATCATCACTGAACATTATCCACCTGATTTAGAAAAGCTAAAAGTTTAAAtgaagaaagagtttgagatgatagATTTAGAAAGATTGTCATATTTCCTTCGCATGGAGTTTGTGAAGATCGAGGGAATAGACATGCATCAACAAAAGTATGTGAAATAATTGTTGAAAAGGTTTGAGATGACTGACTCAAATGCAATCACAAACccttcttaaaaaatattaagctAGATGATTGTACAAATGAGAAAAGGTAGAGGTTATTTTGCACAAATAAACAATTGGCTCACTAAGATACTTATGCAATAGCTAACTACACATATGTTATGCAATAAGTATAATGAGCAGGTTAATGAGCATGCCTAATAAATCACATCAAGTAGCTGCAAAGAGGATCCTTAAGTATTTAAAGGGAACCATGAAATTCGTTTTAATGTGTCTAAACGCTATGAATTAAAAGAGGACAAGGCTGACTCGATACAGTGATAATGGTTGGTGTAGAGACAAAGTGGACACGAGGAGAACATCTGGCTATGTGCTCTTGTATAATGAGGCTGCCATCTTCTAGTGTACAAAGAATCAACATGTTATTGTACTATCCTCTTGTGAGGCAAAATACATAGCAGAATCATTTGCCTCATGTCAGTCACTTTGGCTTGACTCGTTATTGAAGGAACTTCACACTGTAAAATGTGAAAGTCAATGAAGATAATGATTGACAATGAATCTACAATAATTAAGCATATTGAAACTAAATCTTATTTTATAAGAGAGCAAGCGATAAAGAGCTGATAAAGGTCATGTATTGTCCTACGAAAGAACAACTTACATATTATTtcacaaaaaatttcaaaattgaaaGCTTTAATTGATTACTTAAGAGATCAATTAGGATTAGTAAGCATTTAAAATTGCAAGAGCTTAGTCTCAGTTTGCATAACCTCTGTTTCTGTTACTTGCATTGCAAGTATATATTAGTGTTgcactaataaaaaaattattttatttaaataaatatattaatcaataaaacaACTTATAAACTTATTGAAATGACTGGTAAATAAAGCTAAAGTTGAAATAAAAACTTTGGATCAAATTTGACCACCCAATTAGCAAAGTGTATATGAAATTATGAATAGGAAAACCGTGCCAAATTTGGGTTTATACACCTCTACAATGGTTTGCATTAGCTAGttaattattttcatattttttgcaAATTAGGTATAAATTCTTAATAGACAATACTTGCTTATAGGTCACTTGAAATATGATAATATTTTGAACATATTTACAATGAACAAATATCTAGCATAGCCACTAACttcacaaaacaacaaaaaagtttAAGAAAGTTGGGAGACTAAGAATGTCGGGGCATGGTCATTGTATGTGCCAACATGACTATTTTGAATGGGAATTATCTAACAAATTAGGGCTACATTTTTAGCAATTTGATTAAGCTTTTAGATAAGTTTATCCTAATACGAAACCCAGCACAAAAATTAGATAAAAGACATCATCCACATAACTCTTCTCACTCGTGAGGATTTTTTGTGTGTGGCTCTATTTAAATACAAATCaatagtattaataataatacaattaaataattataatatctaATAATATAGTTAAAATTCTATTTCTTCTAAAAGAGCATTACCCTTGGTGATTACATACGTGTTCCACTACTAAGGTCACTAATTAATTAGAACATCCTATTTGTTTGTCCAAATCAAGGTTATATATATTGGTGCTACTTATTCATACCCCATGCTCATATCTTCATTAGGAATTCTAAAAAGATCCATCATGTCCACTAATGCTACTTAGCCTTCGTAATCAAATTcacttttctatttattttattttatttttttataataattatataattttatcatattaattttttttttggctttcggACTCTGGTTCCTAAAAAAAAGAGGCCCTAATAATTCAGAGTTTATGCCGAGAGATATGGGCACTGATCAAGCATTGTTttcacctaaaagtcaaactcAATATTCTGCGGATTACGTCCTTAACAGGAGCTCCTTTACCACTGGAGCCCAAATGTTTGGTTATCATATTAGTTTATATATATGGAAAAAAGaacatatattaaatatttgatattttagaAAGTGGGATCATATTTTCCATGCCTAATGATACTTCCCAAGTTAAACCCTTATTCATGAATCTCTCCACTCACATTCCATAGTATAAATAGAGGTACCCCAAGAGAATGACTTAGTCATAGATAGTCCAAGAGAAAAACAAAAGAGGTGAATAAAAACAAAATGGAATCAAGTCATGTAGTATCCATTACaaatattgaagaagaagaaaacaacaacaatataactcaaatgaagaaaaataaaaccatTGTTCCAATTACTTCCTATCCAAGagacaacaaaaataataataagcagAAAAAAAGTGAGCAAGACATCAAGAAATTGATTCATAGTACCAAAGTTGGAATCTCACTTGTTTTGGTTTCTCTTCTTTATATTTTGAATCCTCTTTTTGATCAAGTTGGTGAAAATGCAATGTGGGCTATCATGACTGTTGTTGTCATCTTTGAATTCAATGCAGGTATCATATATAACctatgattattatttttattattattttggtacaacctatgattattattatttacatatATAGTAATGTGATACATATTAATTGATAATGTTATATTAATTACTTAGGAGCTACACTTGGAAAAGGGTTCAACCGTGGAATAGGGACTATTGTAGGAGGAGGATTGGGATGTTCATCTGCAGTATTGGCACAAAAAATTGGAGGAGTTGGTAACTCAATATTCATTGGATCTTCAGTGTATATTCTTGGTAAGTTTTTttgataaatatatataaatttcttAGAATTTGTTATAAGTGCATgtgaatattaattaatatatagtaTGTGAATTATTATTGTAGGATCATGTGCTACATATTTTCGATTTGTTCCAAGAATAAAGAAGAGATATGATTATGGAGTAGTGGTATTTATGTTAACATTTAATCTAGTAGTTGTGTCTGGAGCAAGACCTGGATTTAAGGTTTGGGAGATAGCAAGAGAACGTTTGTTGAATATTTTGATGGGATTCATAGTTGCAATTTGTGTGAGTTTGTTTGTTTTTCCAACGTGGGCCAGTGATGAACTTCATGATTCTATTGTCGAAAGGTTTCATGATCTTGCTAATACAATTCAAGGTATATATATAGTTATAGTGTTATGTTTTATACTATATATAGCTAATGATAAAATTATAGTATATGGTTTTCTGGTTAacatatatatgaaaaataagaTGATATTTTTGTGACCAAATATGTGGTCCTTGTATTGATCAAAAGAGGCAGAAACAACAATGATAAAAGGTGGAGCTCAAGAGCTTAAGACATTTTTTCCCAATTAGTTTGTACAggcaatattaaaaaatatatatttatacatatatCCAACTATATCTTAGCATGACGTCCCATCTAAATCATTTTGTCAATGTCTATTTAATAACTTCATAAAAAATGTGTAATATAATTAATGAAGTCTAGCTAACTCAACTCAAGTGATAATTGTACATATATACCTGATTTATGATATAAGAATCGGTTacattttttaattcatttttagaTAGTGAAATTTTATATGctagtctaaaaataaaataaaaagggaaaacattttttttgacatTATTTTGTATAGAAGTATTAGTCTAATAGTTTGAATTGGTTTTGAGAAAGAAAAATTCATTTGATCTACTTTCATTTTCTTAAAACCTGATTTGAATAACTTTGAAAAAATCAGATTTGTTTGATTTTTCGGTTGATTCAATTTACAAttataatatgtttattaatattaatatttaaaatttattgtaAAATAACTGTCGAAAtaacatataataaattaaattaagtattattataaaaagttattactaataatattaagtatttgaaaaatgaaaaaatattagattaaactagtgaatattttgattaaattaaaataatacatATTATTATAACATGTTTTGTAAACAAAAATTTTAATATCttatgattataaaaaatatgagTATTAAAACTTATACATGTATTTTTGTTCTCTTTTggaaaataaatcataaattcaattttttaaatcaatttttagattttttttcaatttattaaattttaatttcgattaaatagaatttttttattcaacataaaatgttaaaatatgaaatttttaaatttcaatatttattttgttatacTTCATCAAATATAATTACCTAAATATTTTAACAAAGAAGCTCTTTGTCTTGTATTTTAGGTTGCTTAGAGGAATGTTCAAAATcagtcaaagaaaaggaaaatcaaCCAGATACCAGCTTCACAGTTTGCAAGTCAGTGTTGAACTCCAAGTCAAAGGATGAATCATTGGTAAATAGTAAATTAattacaattttatatttaaataatgtttataattttttatcaagAATGGAATCAAATATTACTTTGTTTTTTGCAGGCTAATTTTGCAAAATGGGAACCTTGGCATGGAAAATTTGGATTTTCCTACCCATGGGAAAAGTACTTAAAAATTGGAGAAGTTCTTAGAGAACTAGCTGCACTTATTCTTGCATTACAATGTTGCATTCATTCCTCAAAAAAGgtacctatttatttatttatttatttcacatTCAATTTATT
The Vicia villosa cultivar HV-30 ecotype Madison, WI linkage group LG6, Vvil1.0, whole genome shotgun sequence genome window above contains:
- the LOC131612493 gene encoding aluminum-activated malate transporter 2-like, which produces MESSHVVSITNIEEEENNNNITQMKKNKTIVPITSYPRDNKNNNKQKKSEQDIKKLIHSTKVGISLVLVSLLYILNPLFDQVGENAMWAIMTVVVIFEFNAGATLGKGFNRGIGTIVGGGLGCSSAVLAQKIGGVGNSIFIGSSVYILGSCATYFRFVPRIKKRYDYGVVVFMLTFNLVVVSGARPGFKVWEIARERLLNILMGFIVAICVSLFVFPTWASDELHDSIVERFHDLANTIQGCLEECSKSVKEKENQPDTSFTVCKSVLNSKSKDESLANFAKWEPWHGKFGFSYPWEKYLKIGEVLRELAALILALQCCIHSSKKPTASLKQCETIGSKVVWTLREVGDSMKQMRKCEERDNIITKLKTTREELSLVISTSMIEEFENDERLAIASLVFLLMEVVEKVGELVLEVGELQDVAGFRTRVTSVST